In the genome of Myxococcus stipitatus, one region contains:
- a CDS encoding sulfate ABC transporter substrate-binding protein, giving the protein MRTHSWLFPLLLVAFVGCSKSGSEGSAPGAVTLLNVSYDPTRELYVDINAAFSKHWEATHQQKVTIKQSHGGSGKQARAVIDGLDADVVTLALAYDVDMLHDKASLIPEGWQKRLANNSAPYTSTIVFVVRKGNPKGIRDWDDLVRDGVTVITPNPKTSGGARWNYLAAWGHALRKPGGTEQSARAFVESLFRHVPVLDSGARGATTTFAERGLGDVLIAWENEAFLLTDEVGQERFEIVVPSTSIVAEPPVTVVDRNVDKRGTRAVAEAYLQFLYSEEGQRLVAKHHYRPRSQEVARKEGARFPKLTLFTIDEVFGGWRKAQSAHFDDGGVFDAIYVPQAR; this is encoded by the coding sequence ATGCGTACCCATTCCTGGCTGTTCCCACTCCTCCTGGTCGCCTTCGTGGGCTGCTCGAAGTCCGGGAGCGAAGGCTCCGCCCCTGGCGCCGTCACGCTGCTCAACGTCTCGTATGACCCCACGCGGGAGCTGTACGTGGACATCAACGCGGCCTTCTCGAAGCACTGGGAGGCCACGCACCAGCAGAAGGTCACCATCAAGCAATCCCACGGCGGCTCCGGCAAGCAGGCGCGGGCCGTCATCGACGGGCTCGACGCGGACGTCGTCACGCTGGCGCTCGCCTACGACGTGGACATGCTCCACGACAAGGCCTCGCTGATTCCCGAGGGCTGGCAGAAGCGGCTGGCGAACAACAGCGCGCCGTACACCTCCACCATCGTCTTCGTGGTGCGGAAGGGGAACCCCAAGGGCATCCGCGACTGGGATGACCTGGTGCGAGACGGAGTCACCGTCATCACCCCCAACCCCAAGACGTCTGGCGGCGCGCGGTGGAACTACCTGGCGGCCTGGGGTCATGCGCTGCGCAAGCCCGGAGGCACCGAGCAGAGCGCACGCGCCTTCGTGGAGTCGCTGTTCCGCCACGTGCCCGTGCTGGACTCCGGCGCACGAGGCGCCACCACCACGTTCGCGGAGCGCGGCCTGGGAGACGTGCTCATCGCCTGGGAGAACGAGGCCTTCCTGCTGACGGACGAGGTGGGCCAGGAGCGGTTCGAAATCGTCGTCCCGTCGACGAGCATCGTGGCCGAGCCGCCCGTCACCGTGGTGGACCGCAACGTGGACAAGCGAGGCACCCGCGCGGTGGCGGAGGCCTACCTCCAGTTCCTCTACTCCGAAGAGGGGCAGCGGCTCGTGGCGAAGCATCACTACCGCCCGCGCTCGCAAGAGGTCGCCCGGAAGGAAGGGGCGCGCTTCCCGAAGCTGACGCTCTTCACCATCGACGAGGTGTTTGGCGGCTGGCGCAAGGCCCAGTCGGCGCACTTCGATGACGGTGGGGTGTTCGACGCCATCTACGTCCCGCAGGCGCGCTGA
- a CDS encoding sulfate/molybdate ABC transporter ATP-binding protein, whose translation MSIIVEQLTRRFSPGGSPAVADVSFHAPKGAITSLLGPSGAGKSTLLRLIAGLEVPDVGRVLIDGVDCTSLPVQQRNVGVVFQSYALFRHMTVRENIAFGLNVRKLPREQVEARVDEMLRLVQLEALGGRHPGQLSGGQRQRVAFARALAIRPRVLLLDEPFGALDTRVREELREWLHALHESTGLTTLLVTHDQQEALEISQHVVVMSEGRVAQSGSPEDIYDRPASPFVASFIGGASVLRGHVLEGRVAVGSLALAVPPAAREGEAVHAFVRPHDVKLARTVVGGRGPSPVMGTVERLKSVGGFVKVLLRLPSGDEVTVQVPRTEFDELGVTEGDAVHADVRTATVFVGDYAI comes from the coding sequence ATGAGCATCATCGTCGAGCAGCTCACCCGGCGTTTCTCCCCGGGCGGCAGTCCCGCCGTCGCGGATGTCTCCTTCCACGCGCCCAAGGGCGCCATCACCTCCCTGCTGGGGCCGTCCGGCGCGGGCAAGTCCACGCTCCTGCGTCTCATCGCGGGACTGGAGGTCCCCGATGTGGGTCGGGTCCTCATCGACGGCGTGGACTGTACGTCCCTGCCCGTGCAGCAGCGCAACGTGGGCGTCGTCTTCCAGAGCTACGCCCTGTTCCGCCACATGACGGTGCGAGAGAACATCGCCTTCGGCCTCAATGTGCGGAAGCTGCCTCGCGAGCAGGTGGAGGCTCGCGTGGACGAGATGCTGCGCCTGGTCCAGCTCGAAGCGCTGGGCGGACGTCATCCCGGTCAGCTCTCGGGTGGACAGCGTCAGCGGGTGGCGTTCGCGCGGGCGCTGGCCATCCGTCCTCGGGTGTTGTTGCTGGATGAGCCCTTCGGGGCGCTCGACACCCGCGTGCGGGAGGAGCTGCGGGAGTGGCTCCACGCGCTGCACGAGAGCACGGGGCTGACGACGCTGCTGGTGACCCATGACCAGCAGGAGGCCCTGGAGATTTCGCAGCACGTCGTGGTGATGAGCGAGGGGCGTGTGGCGCAGTCGGGCTCGCCGGAGGACATCTACGACCGGCCCGCGTCGCCCTTCGTCGCGTCGTTCATTGGCGGGGCGAGCGTCCTGCGAGGTCACGTCCTGGAGGGTCGGGTGGCGGTGGGCTCGCTCGCGCTGGCGGTGCCTCCGGCCGCGCGTGAGGGTGAGGCCGTGCATGCCTTCGTGCGGCCCCATGACGTGAAGCTGGCGCGCACGGTGGTGGGGGGACGAGGGCCCTCGCCGGTGATGGGCACGGTGGAGCGGCTGAAGTCCGTGGGCGGCTTCGTCAAGGTGCTGCTGCGTCTGCCTTCTGGGGACGAAGTCACCGTCCAGGTGCCTCGCACGGAGTTCGATGAGCTGGGGGTCACCGAGGGCGACGCGGTCCACGCGGATGTGCGCACCGCCACCGTCTTCGTGGGGGACTACGCCATCTGA
- a CDS encoding peroxiredoxin family protein: MQGGGSGALGNARAAWAKARQRWWVRWGVDLAFLALIFMAVAAWQTRHLPGSGAPAPQFKLRTLTGETVSLESLRGKPVVLAFWAPWCGVCGAESSNISQLRKLAGDSAHVISVALAYDDEAAVQRFAQEHAVDYPVLLGDDSVQQAWRVNMFPTVFFLSPEGTIERSVVGYTTLAGLSWRWML; the protein is encoded by the coding sequence ATGCAAGGTGGTGGGTCCGGAGCGCTCGGCAACGCGCGAGCGGCGTGGGCGAAGGCGCGTCAGCGCTGGTGGGTGCGGTGGGGCGTCGACCTGGCTTTCCTGGCGCTCATCTTCATGGCGGTGGCCGCCTGGCAGACCCGACACCTGCCAGGCTCCGGCGCTCCCGCACCCCAGTTCAAGCTGCGCACCCTCACCGGAGAGACCGTCTCGCTCGAGTCCCTGCGAGGCAAACCCGTGGTGCTCGCCTTCTGGGCCCCCTGGTGCGGTGTGTGCGGCGCGGAGTCCTCCAACATCTCCCAGCTGCGCAAGCTCGCGGGAGACTCCGCGCACGTCATCTCCGTGGCGCTCGCCTACGACGACGAAGCCGCCGTCCAGCGCTTCGCCCAGGAGCACGCGGTCGACTATCCCGTGCTGCTCGGCGACGACTCCGTCCAGCAGGCCTGGCGGGTGAACATGTTCCCCACCGTGTTCTTCCTCTCCCCGGAAGGAACCATCGAGCGCTCCGTCGTCGGCTACACCACGCTCGCGGGACTCTCCTGGCGGTGGATGCTGTAA
- the cysT gene encoding sulfate ABC transporter permease subunit CysT translates to MATHARRHVLPGFKLSLGFTWTYVGLLVLIPLSSLFLKTFSLTWPQFWETVTAPRALAAYRLSFGASFAAALANVVFGLLVAWVLVRYRFPGRSFVESLVDLPFALPTAVAGLTLTTLFSSKGWYGQHLEALGFKVAYSSVGVAVALTFIGLPFVVRTVQPVLEDIDADVEEAAATLGATPTQTFTRVLFPAILPALLSGFTLAFARALGEYGSVVFISGNMPLRTEIVPLLIVTKLEQYDYAGATAIAVVMLVASFLLLLVVNVLQRWSHRRLEARPGA, encoded by the coding sequence ATGGCCACCCATGCTCGCAGGCACGTCCTGCCTGGCTTCAAGCTGTCCCTGGGCTTCACCTGGACCTACGTCGGGCTGCTCGTCCTCATCCCGCTCTCCAGCCTCTTCCTCAAGACGTTCTCCCTGACGTGGCCGCAGTTCTGGGAGACGGTGACGGCGCCTCGGGCGCTCGCGGCGTACCGGCTCAGCTTCGGTGCGTCGTTCGCGGCGGCGCTGGCCAACGTCGTCTTCGGACTCCTGGTGGCATGGGTGCTCGTGCGCTACCGCTTCCCGGGCCGCTCCTTCGTGGAGTCGCTGGTGGACCTGCCCTTCGCGCTGCCCACCGCGGTGGCGGGGCTGACGCTCACCACGCTGTTCTCCTCGAAGGGTTGGTATGGCCAGCACCTGGAGGCGTTGGGCTTCAAGGTGGCCTACTCCTCCGTGGGCGTGGCCGTGGCGCTGACCTTCATCGGGCTGCCCTTCGTGGTGCGCACGGTGCAGCCCGTGCTGGAGGACATCGACGCGGATGTGGAGGAGGCCGCGGCGACGCTGGGCGCCACCCCCACGCAGACCTTCACGCGGGTGTTGTTCCCGGCCATCCTCCCCGCGCTGCTGAGCGGCTTCACCCTGGCGTTCGCCCGGGCGCTGGGGGAGTACGGCTCCGTGGTCTTCATCTCCGGCAACATGCCGCTGCGCACGGAGATTGTTCCGCTGCTCATCGTCACCAAGCTGGAGCAGTACGACTACGCGGGCGCCACGGCCATCGCCGTCGTGATGCTGGTGGCATCGTTCCTCCTCCTGCTCGTCGTCAACGTGCTCCAGCGCTGGAGCCACCGCCGGCTGGAAGCCCGGCCTGGAGCGTGA
- the cysW gene encoding sulfate ABC transporter permease subunit CysW, whose amino-acid sequence MLAPSIWMSRRNTRTLEGSAWVRWSLIVLALGFLALFLFVPLVAVFTFAFQKGWEAYLAAIVEPEARSAIFLTLTAAAIAVPLNLVFGLSAAWLLARFRFRGRSLLLTLIDLPFSVSPVIAGLIFVLLFGRKGWLGPFLAEHDLQVIFAVPGIVLATVFITLPFVAREVLPVMQTQGSDEEEAALTLGAGGWRTFLRVTLPKVKWGVLYGVILCNARAMGEFGAVSVVSGHVRGVTTTLPLHAEILYNEYDFAGAFAVASLLTLLALVTLVLKKYVEWRSEVS is encoded by the coding sequence ATGCTCGCCCCTTCGATTTGGATGTCGCGGCGCAACACGCGGACGCTGGAAGGCTCGGCGTGGGTCCGCTGGTCGCTCATCGTCCTGGCGCTGGGCTTCCTGGCGCTCTTTCTCTTCGTCCCGCTGGTCGCCGTCTTCACCTTCGCCTTCCAGAAGGGCTGGGAGGCGTACCTGGCGGCCATCGTCGAGCCCGAGGCCCGCTCCGCCATCTTCCTCACGTTGACGGCGGCGGCCATCGCGGTGCCCCTCAACCTCGTCTTCGGCCTGTCCGCCGCGTGGCTCCTGGCGCGGTTCCGCTTCCGGGGACGCTCGCTGCTGCTGACGCTCATCGACCTGCCGTTCAGCGTGTCCCCCGTCATCGCCGGGCTCATCTTCGTGCTGCTCTTCGGACGAAAGGGCTGGCTGGGGCCGTTCCTGGCCGAGCACGACCTCCAGGTCATCTTCGCGGTGCCGGGCATCGTCCTGGCGACGGTGTTCATCACCCTCCCGTTCGTCGCGCGGGAGGTGCTGCCGGTGATGCAGACGCAGGGCAGTGACGAGGAGGAGGCGGCGCTGACGCTGGGCGCTGGAGGCTGGCGCACGTTCCTTCGCGTGACGCTGCCAAAGGTGAAGTGGGGTGTTCTCTACGGCGTCATCCTCTGCAACGCGCGAGCGATGGGGGAGTTTGGCGCCGTCTCCGTGGTGTCCGGGCACGTGCGGGGTGTCACCACGACGCTGCCGCTGCACGCGGAGATTCTCTACAACGAATACGATTTCGCGGGTGCGTTCGCCGTGGCGTCTCTGCTGACGCTGCTCGCGCTCGTGACCCTCGTGCTGAAGAAGTACGTGGAGTGGAGGAGCGAGGTGTCATGA
- a CDS encoding TolC family protein has product MGFALLSRSAGAALVILLQPAVAWSQSLTLREALDTALRNHGAIRAKESRHDAARYDLSHTKQAYLPEVVLSAQQAYGTVNAMHGPLYSPGGPSNASTSAPPLPEQNWNASFGALYSVLVHWNVSTLGRLDRQIELSSRTEDLRRRELELERFRHGVRVSHAYLNLSTAQRLHHIQKENVSRLQVVLETVESHAGSGLSPGVDASFARAELANARSSRLKAHDAELLASKELAVLMGVPFREFQLEPTFHQSTPEATGPAAVTPSHPVLAMHEGQVLQGSQEAQVASAEGRPTLFAFGLLQGRGSGFRNDYGQDPTAFSRSYTDGVGIDRGNYVAGLGLSWNLSALVRGFTREAAREGRTRALHHEQELAAQELAAQARFAEHKFHLATEVSHESRVQQSAAAEGFQQSRARYDSGLGTIVELTQATFAVTRAEVDLELARNGVWQALLLKSAAAGDLNPFLQQVRGARNP; this is encoded by the coding sequence ATGGGGTTCGCATTGCTCTCGCGAAGCGCGGGTGCCGCGCTGGTCATCCTCCTTCAACCCGCCGTGGCCTGGTCTCAATCGCTCACCTTGCGTGAGGCCTTGGACACCGCGCTCCGGAACCATGGCGCCATTCGCGCGAAGGAGTCCCGGCACGACGCGGCCCGATACGACCTCTCCCATACGAAGCAGGCCTATCTGCCCGAGGTCGTGCTGTCCGCGCAGCAGGCCTACGGCACCGTGAACGCCATGCATGGGCCGCTGTATTCGCCGGGCGGCCCCTCGAATGCCTCGACCAGCGCGCCTCCGCTGCCCGAGCAGAACTGGAACGCCTCCTTCGGCGCCCTGTACTCGGTGCTCGTCCATTGGAATGTCTCGACGCTCGGGCGGCTGGACCGGCAGATCGAGCTGTCGTCGAGGACAGAGGACCTGCGGCGGCGCGAGCTCGAGCTCGAGAGGTTCAGGCACGGCGTCCGTGTCTCCCACGCGTATCTCAATCTCTCGACAGCCCAGCGTCTCCACCACATCCAGAAGGAGAATGTCTCGCGCCTCCAGGTCGTGCTGGAGACAGTCGAGAGCCACGCTGGCAGCGGGCTGTCTCCCGGAGTCGATGCCTCCTTCGCGCGCGCGGAGCTCGCGAATGCCAGGTCCTCGCGACTCAAGGCCCACGACGCGGAGCTCCTGGCCTCGAAGGAGCTCGCGGTGTTGATGGGGGTTCCCTTCCGGGAGTTCCAGCTGGAGCCCACCTTCCACCAATCCACGCCCGAGGCCACCGGGCCAGCAGCCGTCACCCCGAGCCATCCGGTCCTCGCGATGCACGAGGGGCAGGTCCTCCAAGGGTCACAGGAAGCCCAGGTCGCCTCCGCCGAGGGACGGCCCACGCTCTTCGCCTTTGGCCTCCTGCAGGGGCGTGGCTCGGGTTTCCGCAACGACTACGGACAGGACCCGACAGCGTTCTCCCGCTCGTACACGGATGGCGTCGGCATCGACCGAGGCAACTACGTGGCGGGGCTGGGCCTGAGCTGGAACCTCTCCGCGCTGGTGCGCGGCTTCACCCGTGAGGCCGCTCGAGAGGGCCGCACCCGCGCGCTCCACCACGAGCAGGAGCTGGCGGCCCAGGAGCTGGCGGCGCAAGCGCGCTTCGCCGAGCACAAGTTCCACCTCGCGACCGAGGTCTCCCATGAGTCGCGTGTGCAGCAGTCCGCCGCTGCGGAGGGCTTCCAGCAGAGCAGGGCCCGGTACGACAGCGGGCTGGGGACCATCGTCGAGCTCACCCAGGCGACCTTCGCGGTGACCCGGGCGGAGGTCGACCTGGAGCTGGCCCGGAACGGCGTCTGGCAGGCCTTGCTGCTCAAGTCGGCCGCGGCGGGCGACCTCAATCCCTTTCTTCAGCAGGTCCGTGGAGCCCGGAACCCATGA
- a CDS encoding HPF/RaiA family ribosome-associated protein: MRIEIRARHIALTETLRTYVERRVRFAMGRLSDQVRDVTVRLEDINGPRGGVDKVAKVTVRLEHGKQFATEAEEASFATAVDRALERASHSLGKVLGRTHRQAGESVRTTPWELEELPSPT, from the coding sequence ATGAGAATCGAAATCCGAGCCCGTCACATCGCCCTCACCGAGACCCTGCGGACCTACGTCGAACGCCGAGTGCGCTTCGCGATGGGACGACTGTCGGACCAGGTCAGAGACGTGACGGTGCGCTTGGAGGACATCAACGGCCCACGCGGAGGCGTGGACAAGGTGGCGAAGGTCACGGTGCGACTCGAGCACGGCAAGCAGTTCGCGACGGAGGCGGAGGAAGCCAGCTTCGCCACCGCGGTGGACCGGGCCCTGGAGCGCGCGAGCCACTCGCTGGGCAAGGTCCTGGGCCGCACCCACCGGCAAGCCGGTGAGAGCGTGAGGACCACCCCCTGGGAACTCGAGGAGCTGCCCAGCCCCACGTAG
- a CDS encoding RNA polymerase sigma factor has translation MNVRLDSELDALMARLADGDRGAFTRVFELLWEPIQTLCRNLLKNEADAADAGQDAMHKILERASDFDRTRPAMPWALAIAGWECRTLARRRERRREEDEASIPSQAGPHAEEVFLQRDLTAAAMAALGELSDVDREVLVATFWDEAASVSGPTLRKRRERALDRLRKTFRSLYGLD, from the coding sequence ATGAACGTGCGACTGGACTCGGAGCTCGATGCGCTCATGGCACGGCTCGCCGATGGCGACCGAGGTGCGTTCACCCGTGTCTTCGAGCTGCTCTGGGAGCCCATCCAGACGCTGTGCCGGAACCTGCTCAAGAACGAAGCCGACGCCGCCGACGCGGGCCAGGACGCCATGCACAAGATCCTCGAACGGGCTTCCGACTTCGACAGGACGCGCCCGGCGATGCCTTGGGCCCTCGCCATCGCGGGATGGGAGTGCCGCACGCTGGCCCGCCGCCGTGAGCGCAGGCGCGAAGAGGACGAGGCCTCCATCCCCTCCCAGGCCGGACCTCACGCCGAAGAGGTGTTCCTCCAGCGCGACCTGACCGCCGCCGCGATGGCCGCCCTCGGTGAGCTGTCGGACGTGGACCGCGAGGTGCTTGTCGCCACGTTCTGGGACGAGGCCGCCTCGGTTTCGGGCCCCACGCTCCGCAAGCGCCGCGAGCGTGCGCTCGACAGGCTTCGCAAGACCTTCAGGAGTCTCTATGGGCTCGACTGA
- a CDS encoding efflux RND transporter permease subunit gives MSILKVSLRRPVTVLVLVVAMLFFGVRAAQDIKVDVLPELNLPVVYIAHTFNGYTPAQMEGYFTKMYVNMMLFTNGIKGIETKNSQGLTLMKIAFYEGTDMGQAVAEINALSNRSQVFLPPGAPPPFIIRFDASSQPVGQLVFRSETKTNNQLQDIANFTARPFLISIPGLTTAPPFGGSPRTIEINIEPEKLLVHNLTPEQVVEAIARQNVTAPSGNVHIGDTTYLTPTNSTIRAVEDFGNIPLFKGSVANLYIRDIATVKDGADVATGYALVNGKRSVYLNVAKSGNASTVHVVQKLKESIPRIQSNLPDDVHISYEFDQSVYVVGALKGLMTEGILGAVLTGLMVLLFLRDGRSALIVIVTIPIAIISGVLLLKLFGQSINIMTLAGLALAVGVLVDESTVTIENIHQHLQRGKTVAVAVWDACREIAFSKLLILLCILSVFAPALTMGGIPGALFRPLALAIGCSMVISFLLSQSLVPVLANWMLKAHGARQGGEGATPAVGRVRRVVERLMPRRRWLVSAGISALGVLAVVSLQRIGKDVLPRVDSQQLQLRLRAAEGSRIEKTEQVVHQAMGVIEEVVGADKVRISSAYVGQHPSSFAISPIYLYNAGPHEALLQVAFEGEVGDTDTLKDRLRHRMRVVMPEVQVAFEPVEITERILGQGSLYPIEVRFSGMKKKVNEKYAGLLLERLRGIAYLRDQQLQQSLRYPALNVEVDRVRAAQLGVDMQDIARSLTASTSSSRYTSKNMWVEGMMGIAYDVQVQTPASALSSEQDLAQVPLLKNANRPVLGDVATITPGVAHGETHNLGTLAFASVTANVHGTDLAQARRDVQAAITSLGELPKGVNVQLAGLSVVLDDTLNSLANGLVVAIVGVFLLLAASFQSFRLATVVLTAVPAVVLGALGALLLTGSTLNLQSYMGIIMAVGVSISNGVLMVASAEQRRKAGVGAIQAALEGVSLRVRPILMTTLAMLAGMLPMAVGHGEGGDQMAPLARAVLGGLSASTLVVLFVLPLAFAWAQGSVPTTSKSLDPSDVESEHHAMGAV, from the coding sequence ATGAGCATCCTGAAGGTATCACTGCGCCGGCCCGTCACGGTGCTGGTGCTGGTCGTCGCCATGCTCTTCTTCGGCGTGCGAGCGGCCCAGGACATCAAGGTCGATGTCCTGCCGGAGCTGAACCTCCCTGTCGTCTACATCGCCCATACCTTCAACGGGTACACGCCCGCGCAGATGGAGGGGTACTTCACCAAGATGTACGTGAACATGATGTTGTTCACGAACGGCATCAAGGGCATCGAGACGAAGAACTCCCAGGGCCTGACCCTGATGAAGATTGCCTTCTACGAAGGCACCGACATGGGGCAGGCGGTGGCGGAGATCAACGCCCTGTCGAACCGCTCCCAGGTGTTCCTGCCGCCCGGAGCCCCTCCACCCTTCATCATCCGCTTCGACGCCTCGTCGCAGCCGGTGGGGCAGCTGGTGTTCCGCAGCGAGACGAAGACGAACAACCAGCTCCAGGACATCGCCAACTTCACCGCGCGCCCGTTCCTCATCTCCATCCCCGGCCTCACCACCGCGCCACCGTTCGGCGGCAGCCCGCGCACGATTGAAATCAACATCGAGCCGGAGAAGCTCCTCGTCCACAACCTCACGCCCGAGCAGGTCGTCGAGGCCATCGCCCGGCAGAACGTGACGGCGCCGTCCGGGAACGTCCACATCGGGGACACGACGTACCTCACGCCGACCAACAGCACGATTCGCGCCGTCGAGGACTTCGGAAACATCCCCCTCTTCAAGGGCTCCGTGGCGAATCTCTATATCCGGGACATCGCCACCGTGAAGGACGGCGCGGACGTCGCCACCGGCTATGCCCTGGTGAACGGCAAGCGCTCCGTCTACCTCAACGTCGCCAAGTCGGGGAACGCCTCGACGGTGCATGTGGTCCAGAAGCTCAAGGAGTCCATTCCTCGCATCCAGTCGAACCTGCCCGACGACGTCCATATCTCCTATGAGTTCGACCAGTCCGTCTACGTGGTGGGGGCCCTGAAGGGGCTGATGACGGAGGGCATCCTCGGCGCGGTGCTGACGGGGCTGATGGTCCTGCTGTTCCTGCGGGACGGGCGCTCCGCCCTCATCGTCATCGTCACCATTCCCATCGCCATCATCTCGGGCGTGCTGTTGCTCAAGCTGTTCGGACAGTCCATCAACATCATGACCCTGGCGGGGCTGGCGCTCGCCGTGGGCGTGCTGGTGGACGAGAGCACGGTGACCATCGAGAACATCCACCAGCACCTCCAGCGCGGGAAGACGGTGGCGGTGGCCGTGTGGGACGCGTGCCGCGAGATTGCGTTCTCGAAGCTGCTCATCCTCCTGTGCATCCTCTCCGTCTTCGCACCCGCGCTCACCATGGGCGGCATCCCCGGCGCGCTGTTCCGGCCGCTCGCCCTGGCCATCGGCTGCTCGATGGTCATCTCCTTCCTGCTCTCCCAGTCGCTCGTGCCGGTGCTGGCGAACTGGATGCTCAAGGCACATGGGGCGCGTCAGGGCGGGGAGGGCGCGACTCCTGCCGTGGGACGCGTGCGCCGGGTCGTCGAGCGGCTGATGCCTCGGCGGCGGTGGCTTGTTTCAGCGGGTATCAGCGCCCTGGGGGTCCTGGCGGTCGTGTCGCTCCAGCGCATCGGCAAGGACGTGTTGCCCCGTGTGGACTCCCAACAGCTCCAGCTCCGTCTCCGCGCCGCGGAAGGCTCACGTATTGAGAAAACAGAGCAGGTGGTTCATCAAGCCATGGGAGTCATCGAAGAGGTGGTGGGGGCGGACAAGGTCCGGATCTCCTCCGCGTACGTGGGACAACACCCATCGTCCTTCGCCATCAGCCCCATCTACCTCTACAACGCGGGGCCTCATGAAGCGTTGCTACAAGTCGCCTTCGAGGGAGAAGTCGGCGATACAGACACGCTGAAGGACCGGCTCCGTCATCGGATGCGAGTGGTGATGCCGGAGGTCCAGGTCGCGTTCGAGCCCGTGGAAATCACCGAGAGAATCCTGGGGCAAGGCTCGCTGTATCCCATCGAGGTCCGGTTCTCCGGGATGAAGAAGAAGGTGAATGAGAAATACGCGGGGCTGTTGCTCGAGCGGCTGCGAGGCATTGCGTACCTGCGTGACCAGCAGCTACAGCAGTCACTGCGCTACCCCGCGCTGAACGTGGAGGTGGACCGCGTCCGCGCGGCGCAGCTCGGTGTCGACATGCAGGACATCGCCCGCTCGTTGACCGCTTCCACGTCCTCCTCGCGATACACGTCCAAGAACATGTGGGTCGAAGGCATGATGGGCATTGCCTACGACGTGCAGGTCCAGACGCCCGCGAGCGCGCTGAGCAGCGAGCAGGACCTGGCCCAGGTGCCGCTCCTGAAGAACGCGAACCGTCCCGTGCTGGGCGACGTCGCGACCATCACCCCGGGCGTCGCCCACGGTGAGACCCACAACCTGGGGACCCTGGCGTTCGCCTCGGTCACCGCGAACGTCCATGGCACGGACCTGGCCCAGGCCCGGCGCGACGTGCAGGCGGCGATTACGTCCTTGGGTGAGCTGCCCAAGGGGGTGAATGTGCAGCTCGCGGGGCTCTCCGTGGTGCTCGACGACACCCTGAACAGCCTGGCGAACGGCTTGGTGGTCGCCATCGTGGGGGTCTTCCTGCTCCTGGCGGCCAGCTTCCAATCGTTCCGGCTGGCCACCGTCGTCCTCACGGCCGTGCCCGCCGTCGTGCTGGGGGCGCTCGGTGCGCTGCTGCTCACCGGCTCCACGCTCAACCTCCAGTCCTACATGGGCATCATCATGGCCGTCGGCGTCTCCATCTCCAACGGCGTGCTGATGGTGGCCAGCGCCGAGCAGCGCCGCAAGGCGGGAGTCGGTGCCATCCAGGCCGCGCTCGAGGGCGTGTCGCTGCGCGTGCGCCCCATCCTGATGACGACGCTGGCGATGCTCGCCGGAATGCTGCCCATGGCCGTGGGACACGGCGAGGGCGGTGACCAGATGGCGCCGCTGGCGCGCGCGGTGCTCGGGGGATTGAGCGCCTCCACGCTGGTCGTCTTGTTCGTCCTGCCGCTCGCGTTCGCCTGGGCGCAGGGCTCCGTCCCCACGACTTCCAAGTCTCTTGATCCTTCCGATGTGGAGAGTGAACACCATGCGATGGGAGCTGTCTGA